In a genomic window of Diabrotica undecimpunctata isolate CICGRU chromosome 2, icDiaUnde3, whole genome shotgun sequence:
- the LOC140434655 gene encoding uncharacterized protein yields MRVILVISLCVSIVTIVFARPEESRLEKEINAIETDVPAQLTDIKEILGDHPDDIPRKKKSTVTTFCVEIRPTDQRSFQVCEPSGDRGGYNNAGPYYQTGGGYENLKPQESFSSGSSVQSKPAYSAPVKTFVSSGSNTVAKPASPYGSFRSTKPDLFENEEPDMDKSDPVHGRASKQEDIEKNIVEPTQLTNEPAPNQEELKPVALHQEEQKPVFPHQEEQKPVLPHQEEQKPVLPHQEEQKPVPPHQEEQKPVAPHQEEEKPIERKTKESIEEEEKDDDADKVSPPMRTAHPTYNYGYGPGYGHSGLVITCQPNLAGYAHGVPGGFKEKHHRGGAAVPAYNYRSANGAYGRPYQNYKPQPYGNYKPYATRPIYRPQAQVYKGPVYQTPYPQVPVAYKPSSHAHKPSSQSEEIHESEIPSPPAQQYQTPAAYYPPPPNTEYKHYAPPMDYKPPAYSIDYDPPYRAAEEEENENMDRSMPDTLNKESLTIQKMEEISEKRAEGSRFSDDIEAAKNGDERDADQGTWKEVDETVGDAPDGWRNAELPNPDGGWRNADGPMDWREVASDQDNPEFEEKNVGNPAIGNFRNSDISQGMGEGVLSRENQIEDNY; encoded by the coding sequence ATGCGAGTCATTCTAGTCATAAGTTTATGTGTTAGTATAGTGACAATCGTGTTTGCTAGGCCTGAAGAATCAAGgttagaaaaagaaataaatgctaTCGAAACAGATGTCCCAGCACAACTAACCGAtataaaggaaattttgggagATCATCCAGATGATATCCCTAGAAAGAAAAAATCGACGGTAACTACTTTTTGTGTAGAGATTAGACCAACAGACCAAAGATCTTTCCAAGTATGCGAACCTAGTGGCGATAGAGGAGGCTACAATAATGCAGGTCCGTATTATCAAACAGGTGGAGGTTATGAAAATCTGAAACCTCAAGAATCATTCAGTTCAGGTTCGTCAGTTCAAAGCAAGCCTGCTTACTCAGCTCCTGTGAAAACTTTTGTATCATCTGGATCAAATACAGTTGCAAAACCGGCCTCTCCTTATGGATCTTTTAGATCTACGAAACCAGATTTATTCGAAAATGAAGAACCCGATATGGATAAGTCAGATCCAGTTCATGGCAGAGCTTCCAAACAAGAAGATATTGAAAAAAACATTGTTGAACCAACTCAGTTAACAAATGAACCAGCCCCAAATCAAGAAGAACTAAAACCTGTAGCCCTGCATCAAGAAGAACAGAAACCTGTATTCCCACATCAAGAAGAACAGAAACCTGTGCTCCCACATCAAGAAGAACAGAAACCTGTGCTCCCACATCAAGAAGAACAGAAACCTGTGCCCCCACATCAAGAAGAACAGAAACCTGTAGCTccacatcaagaagaagagaaGCCTATAGAGAGAAAAACTAAGGAATCCattgaagaagaagagaaagatgATGATGCTGATAAAGTAAGTCCCCCCATGCGAACCGCTCATCCAACTTATAACTACGGTTATGGTCCCGGTTATGGCCACAGTGGTTTAGTTATTACTTGTCAACCAAATTTAGCTGGGTACGCACATGGAGTACCTGGGGGATTCAAAGAAAAACACCATCGTGGAGGAGCAGCTGTTCCTGCATACAATTACAGATCAGCTAATGGAGCTTACGGAAGGCCATATCAGAACTACAAACCTCAGCCATACGGTAATTATAAACCTTACGCTACAAGGCCCATATATAGACCCCAAGCTCAAGTATATAAAGGTCCTGTTTATCAAACTCCTTATCCTCAAGTTCCTGTAGCATATAAACCTTCATCACATGCCCACAAACCGTCCTCACAATCAGAAGAAATTCATGAATCGGAAATCCCTTCACCCCCAGCTCAACAATACCAAACTCCTGCCGCCTATTACCCTCCACCCCCTAATACGGAATACAAACATTATGCTCCTCCGATGGATTATAAGCCTCCAGCTTATTCTATCGACTACGACCCACCATATAGAGCAGCTGAAGaggaagaaaatgaaaatatggATAGGTCTATGCCAGACACACTAAACAAAGAAAGTTTAACAATTCAGAAAATGGAAGAGATTTCCGAGAAGAGAGCCGAAGGTAGTCGATTTTCTGATGACATAGAAGCAGCTAAGAACGGAGATGAAAGAGATGCTGATCAAGGAACATGGAAAGAAGTTGACGAAACTGTAGGCGATGCTCCCGATGGATGGAGAAACGCTGAACTTCCGAATCCTGATGGTGGTTGGAGGAATGCGGATGGACCCATGGATTGGAGGGAAGTAGCTTCTGATCAAGACAATCCCGAATTCGAGGAAAAAAATGTCGGAAATCCAGCGATAGGCAATTTTAGAAACTCTGACATATCGCAGGGAATGGGAGAAGGTGTGTTgtctagagaaaatcaaatagaagataattactag